Proteins encoded in a region of the Phoenix dactylifera cultivar Barhee BC4 chromosome 3, palm_55x_up_171113_PBpolish2nd_filt_p, whole genome shotgun sequence genome:
- the LOC103702832 gene encoding WUSCHEL-related homeobox 3B-like, with protein MPQTPSTRWCPTPEQLMILEEMYRSGVRTPNAAQIQQITAHLSYYGKIEGKNVFYWFQNHKARDRQKLRRRLSRQQQLHHQLHQSEDAAPPPSPTLQHHMPPHFLHQEATAQGMDLVGKLEAVGTEEEDPMTSAMGFEHEWMATMSVGSPVSPCFRPLKTLDLFPVKSTSLKDECSPSKSSSCSTSTN; from the exons atgcCTCAGACTCCTTCGACTAGGTGGTGCCCAACCCCAGAGCAGCTGATGATACTAGAGGAGATGTACAGAAGTGGGGTTAGGACACCAAATGCTGCCCAGATACAGCAGATAACGGCCCATCTCTCATACTACGGGAAGATTGAGGGCAAAAATGTGTTCTACTGGTTCCAGAACCACAAGGCAAGGGACCGGCAGAAGCTACGCCGGAGGCTCAGTCGGCAGCAGCAACTGCACCACCAGCTCCACCAGTCAGAAGATGctgctcctcctccctcccctacaCTCCAACACCACATGCCTCCTCACTTCCTTCATcag GAGGCAACAGCCCAAGGTATGGATTTGGTTGGCAAGTTGGAGGCTGTTGGAACTGAAGAAGAAGACCCGATGACGAGTGCTATGGGGTTtgagcatgaatggatggcaACGATGAGTGTTGGCTCACCTGTTTCTCCATGCTTCAGGCCTCTGAAAACTCTCGATCTCTTCCCTGTCAAAAGCACCAGTCTCAAAGATGAATGCAGCCCCTCCAAGTCCTCTTCATGCTCCACGTCCACCAACTAA
- the LOC103702829 gene encoding uncharacterized protein LOC103702829 isoform X3: MKRARCVLLPRISISRLPLIFYIILCSVPGIFSTKNVTLGSIQIFKTHEFLPRKPTIYFYCKGENKIILPDVKEKHFFYTFKGKESWQPLTELTDNKCKRCGLYEMDRIKSDDVFDEWELCLDDFIDGKSIHFKEKEFNATFICGQCRAGGVVDSGVTSSSKSGSVDKKMNVVLVIVISALVSAIAAAGTVGAHKYWQKRKREQDQARFLKLFEDGDDIEDELGLEQI, encoded by the exons ATGAAGAGGGCCCGATGCGTTCTTCTTCCTCGAATCTCAATTTCCCGTCTTCCACTCATTTTTTACATCATCCTGTGCTCTGTTCCGG GAATCTTTTCAACAAAGAATGTTACACTTGGGTCAATCCAAATTTTTAAGACTCATGAATTTCTGCCTCGAAAACCAACCATTTATTTTTACTGTAAAGGAGAGAACAAGATAATCTTGCCAGATGTGAAGGAGAAACACTTCTTCTACACTTTCAAGGGCAAAGAATCTTGGCAG CCTCTGACAGAGCTTACAGATAATAAGTGCAAGCGCTGTGGTCTGTATGAGATGGACAGGATAAAATCTGATGATGTTTTTGATGAGTGGGAGCTGTGTCTTGATGATTTTATAGATGGAAAATCTATACATTTTAAGGAGAAGGAGTTCAATGCCACATTCATATGCGGGCAATGTAGAGCTGGTGGTG TTGTAGATTCTGGTGTAACTTCTAGCTCAAAGAGCGGCTCTGTGGACAAGAAAATGAATGTGGTTCTAGTGATAGTTATCAGTGCTTTGGTTTCTGCAATAGCTGCTGCGGGAACAGTTGGTGCACACAAATACTggcagaagaggaagagagaacaaGACCAGGCTCGATTTCTAAAGCTTTTCGAAGATGGAGATGACATTGAAGATGAACTTGGTCTGGAGCAGATATAA
- the LOC103702829 gene encoding uncharacterized protein LOC103702829 isoform X1, producing the protein MKRARCVLLPRISISRLPLIFYIILCSVPGIFSTKNVTLGSIQIFKTHEFLPRKPTIYFYCKGENKIILPDVKEKHFFYTFKGKESWQPLTELTDNKCKRCGLYEMDRIKSDDVFDEWELCLDDFIDGKSIHFKEKEFNATFICGQCRAGGVVPVVDSGVTSSSKSGSVDKKMNVVLVIVISALVSAIAAAGTVGAHKYWQKRKREQDQARFLKLFEDGDDIEDELGLEQI; encoded by the exons ATGAAGAGGGCCCGATGCGTTCTTCTTCCTCGAATCTCAATTTCCCGTCTTCCACTCATTTTTTACATCATCCTGTGCTCTGTTCCGG GAATCTTTTCAACAAAGAATGTTACACTTGGGTCAATCCAAATTTTTAAGACTCATGAATTTCTGCCTCGAAAACCAACCATTTATTTTTACTGTAAAGGAGAGAACAAGATAATCTTGCCAGATGTGAAGGAGAAACACTTCTTCTACACTTTCAAGGGCAAAGAATCTTGGCAG CCTCTGACAGAGCTTACAGATAATAAGTGCAAGCGCTGTGGTCTGTATGAGATGGACAGGATAAAATCTGATGATGTTTTTGATGAGTGGGAGCTGTGTCTTGATGATTTTATAGATGGAAAATCTATACATTTTAAGGAGAAGGAGTTCAATGCCACATTCATATGCGGGCAATGTAGAGCTGGTGGTG TTGTTCCAGTTGTAGATTCTGGTGTAACTTCTAGCTCAAAGAGCGGCTCTGTGGACAAGAAAATGAATGTGGTTCTAGTGATAGTTATCAGTGCTTTGGTTTCTGCAATAGCTGCTGCGGGAACAGTTGGTGCACACAAATACTggcagaagaggaagagagaacaaGACCAGGCTCGATTTCTAAAGCTTTTCGAAGATGGAGATGACATTGAAGATGAACTTGGTCTGGAGCAGATATAA
- the LOC103702912 gene encoding protein GAMETOPHYTE DEFECTIVE 1 translates to MVLFFDLSVPYLERDDAAASEKKARRDARLKAVVKAMELGYAAVAYDRPFRGVMSDADRCKIPPFPLSSLLGAAPALASTVAFHRDILGVPLSASFRQYSRLTVSISAKSAAAALHPGNPVLRTYDIAAVRPLNQVAFDEACKFSEVDIISIDFSQRLPFRLKLPMVDAAIKRGLFFEITYSHLIADVHVRRQMLSDAKLLVDWTRGKNLIISSAASTVNEIRGPYDVANLSAFLLGLSIERAKATISKNCRSLVANALRKKHCYKEAIRIERILPDEQLDSERVWLNDCNDWDPISSSQGDLPSLDDMTKFFSSAGKLSKSSNTIDFTSIADGMPFAFGQHQTQVSSPKKLGSSATADDTPLAATGDVTQQGMSNELLVENWMPMDTTPLEQQKAVVPFSFCQHQTQISSPKKLGSSAAADGTPLSATGDVTQQEMSNELLIENRMPMDTTPLEQQKSVTNVLASSFHMETSFANAEEPDPDVVANEDLKSRHAMISDAADVPICSAVSEDCKFTDEENLLPSNANPICSTAFEVCELSDRCLEDHTSLDQSDHVPVAIQTPTDVSEEMCCINVATQISSGDNESFFAIFMEKDMPEEKRTEKNVEQELKDENLNAYGLYLQSDIAKHRESDEREDLSSLADDIPLEDALMDRKELGVGEVVLTESDEVLKEFASNKNKQIENNSAAPNGGTSCKIKSVKRGSRQRPVYPAFPLPFKGLFKPMLFKKKMCQFRRPRKHLVW, encoded by the exons ATGGTCCTCTTCTTCGATCTCAGCGTCCCCTATCTCGAGAGGGATGACGCCGCCGCGTCGGAGAAGAAGGCCCGGCGGGATGCGCGGCTGAAGGCGGTGGTGAAGGCCATGGAGCTCGGCTACGCCGCCGTCGCCTACGACCGCCCCTTCCGCGGTGTCATGTCCGACGCCGACCGCTGCAAGATCCCCcccttccccctctcctctctcctagGCGCCGCTCCCGCCCTCGCCTCCACCGTCGCCTTCCACCGCGACATCCTCGGCGTCCCCCTCTCCGCCTCCTTCCGCCAGTACTCCCGCCTCACCGTCTCCATCAGCGCCAAGTCTGCCGCCGCAGCCCTCCACCCCGGGAACCCCGTGCTCAGGACCTACGACATCGCCGCCGTCCGGCCTCTCAACCAGGTGGCCTTCGATGAGGCCTGCAAGTTCTCTGAG GTTGATATAATATCGATAGACTTCTCTCAGAGGCTTCCTTTCCGTTTAAAACTTCCAATGGTAGACGCTGCAATTAAG CGTGGGTTATTTTTTGAGATAACATACTCTCACCTTATTGCTGATGTTCATGTCAGGAGACAAATGTTATCAGATGCCAAG CTACTAGTGGATTGGACACGAGGGAAGAATCTCATCATTTCAAGTGCTGCTTCCACTGTAAATGAAATTAGAGGGCCATATGATGTTGCAAATTTATCTGCGTTTCTGCTTGGCCTCTCTATTGAGAGAGCAAAAGCAACTATTTCCAAGAACTGCAG ATCGCTGGTAGCTAATGCCTTAAGAAAGAAGCATTGCTATAAGGAAGCTATCAGAATTGAAAGAATTTTGCCCGATGAACAATTGGACTCTGAAAGGGTTTGGCTTAATGACTGTAACGATTGGGATCCTATCTCTAGCAGCCAAGGTGATTTGCCATCATTGGATGATATGACAAAGTTTTTCTCTTCTGCCGGCAAACTGTCTAAAAGTTCAAATACGATTGATTTCACATCAATAGCTGATGGAATGCCATTCGCATTCGGTCAACATCAAACACAGGTCTCCTCTCCTAAGAAACTGGGGTCATCTGCTACTGCAGATGACACCCCTCTTGCTGCAACTGGTGATGTCACACAGCAAGGGATGTCTAATGAGCTTCTAGTTGAGAATTGGATGCCAATGGATACAACACCATTAGAACAGCAAAAGGCTGTTGTGCCATTCTCATTCTGTCAACATCAAACACAGATCTCCTCTCCTAAGAAACTGGGGTCATCTGCTGCTGCAGATGGCACCCCTCTTTCTGCAACTGGTGATGTCACACAACAAGAGATGTCTAATGAGcttctaattgaaaatagaaTGCCAATGGATACAACACCATTAGAACAGCAAAAATCTGTCACAAATGTTTTGGCTTCATCGTTTCACATGGAAACATCATTTGCTAATGCTGAAGAACCTGACCCAGATGTCGTGGCCAATGAGGACCTCAAAAGTAGGCATGCTATGATTTCTGATGCAGCTGATGTGCCTATATGTAGTGCAGTGTCAGAGGATTGTAAGTTCACAGATGAGGAAAATCTTTTGCCATCTAATGCTAATCCAATATGTTCGACTGCTTTTGAGGTCTGTGAGCTATCCGATAGATGTTTGGAGGATCATACAAGTCTAGATCAGTCTGATCATGTTCCAGTTGCAATTCAGACTCCTACTGATGTCTCAGAAGAAATGTGTTGCATCAATGTTGCAACTCAGATCTCATCAGGGGATAATGAGTCATTTTTTGCCATTTTCATGGAGAAAGATATGCCAGAAGAGAAAAGAACAGAGAAAAATGTTGAGCAAGAGCTGAAGGATGAAAATTTGAATGCCTATGGCTTATATTTGCAAAGCGATATTGCTAAGCATCGAGAAAGTGATGAAAGAGAGGACCTGAGCTCATTAGCAGATGACATACCTTTAGAGGATGCTCTTATGGACAGAAAAGAGCTGGGGGTAGGAGAAGTTGTTTTGACTGAAAGTGATGAAGTATTGAAGGAGTTTGCATCtaacaaaaataaacaaatagaaaacaatTCAGCAGCTCCGAACGGGGGCACATCCTGCAAGATTAAGTCAG TGAAACGAGGAAGCAGGCAAAGGCCGGTCTATCCAGCTTTCCCATTGCCTTTCAAGGGTTTGTTTAAGCCAATGCTTTTCAAGAAGAAAATGTGTCAGTTCCGAAGACCAAGAAAACATTT AGTTTGGTGA
- the LOC103702829 gene encoding uncharacterized protein LOC103702829 isoform X4, which produces MKRARCVLLPRISISRLPLIFYIILCSVPGIFSTKNVTLGSIQIFKTHEFLPRKPTIYFYCKGENKIILPDVKEKHFFYTFKGKESWQPLTELTDNKCKRCGLYEMDRIKSDDVFDEWELCLDDFIDGKSIHFKEKEFNATFICGQCRAGVVDSGVTSSSKSGSVDKKMNVVLVIVISALVSAIAAAGTVGAHKYWQKRKREQDQARFLKLFEDGDDIEDELGLEQI; this is translated from the exons ATGAAGAGGGCCCGATGCGTTCTTCTTCCTCGAATCTCAATTTCCCGTCTTCCACTCATTTTTTACATCATCCTGTGCTCTGTTCCGG GAATCTTTTCAACAAAGAATGTTACACTTGGGTCAATCCAAATTTTTAAGACTCATGAATTTCTGCCTCGAAAACCAACCATTTATTTTTACTGTAAAGGAGAGAACAAGATAATCTTGCCAGATGTGAAGGAGAAACACTTCTTCTACACTTTCAAGGGCAAAGAATCTTGGCAG CCTCTGACAGAGCTTACAGATAATAAGTGCAAGCGCTGTGGTCTGTATGAGATGGACAGGATAAAATCTGATGATGTTTTTGATGAGTGGGAGCTGTGTCTTGATGATTTTATAGATGGAAAATCTATACATTTTAAGGAGAAGGAGTTCAATGCCACATTCATATGCGGGCAATGTAGAGCTGGTG TTGTAGATTCTGGTGTAACTTCTAGCTCAAAGAGCGGCTCTGTGGACAAGAAAATGAATGTGGTTCTAGTGATAGTTATCAGTGCTTTGGTTTCTGCAATAGCTGCTGCGGGAACAGTTGGTGCACACAAATACTggcagaagaggaagagagaacaaGACCAGGCTCGATTTCTAAAGCTTTTCGAAGATGGAGATGACATTGAAGATGAACTTGGTCTGGAGCAGATATAA
- the LOC113462453 gene encoding zinc finger protein CONSTANS-LIKE 5 translates to MFHSSFPFVADPEPTLLPAVCSSDAAPQPFYDAGGPYPLLFSSFSPPCPSSFPYHLPRSSSTQSLVFPDGISERPPPLPPASSPSSNSGHYFDFNDTPVRRVFSTGDLQVMTAIQAAGDNYNQEVSEVPGRIGRYTAEERKERIERYRSKRSQRNFYKKITYECRKTLADSRPRVRGRFARNGETETETEPEVKTDIPENSYDCHSSYNINEQAPSGVFGNGDQWSQIMAVLAMAEEEEFCYQDLCAYFSDVRPMNLPF, encoded by the exons ATGTTCCACTCCTCCTTCCCCTTCGTCGCCGACCCCGAACCCACCCTCCTCCCCGCGGTATGCTCCTCCGATGCCGCCCCTCAACCCTTCTACGACGCCGGCGGCCCCtaccctctcctcttctcctctttttctccACCCTGTCCGTCTTCTTTTCCCTATCATCTCCCCAGGAGCAGCAGCACCCAGTCCCTGGTATTCCCCGACGGCATTTCCGAACGCCCCCCGCCGCTTCCGCCCGCGTCTTCCCCCTCCTCCAACTCCGGCCACTATTTCGACTTCAACGACACCCCCGTCAGGCGGGTCTTCAGCACCGGCGACCTCCAG GTGATGACTGCAATACAAGCGGCCGGCGACAATTACAACCAGGAAGTCTCGGAGGTCCCTGGAAGAATCGGGCGTTACACCGCCGAGGAGCGCAAGGAGAGGATCGAGCGGTATCGAAGCAAGCGCAGCCAGAGGAATTTCTACAAGAAGATCACT TACGAATGCAGGAAGACGCTGGCCGATAGCCGGCCGAGAGTCCGTGGCCGGTTTGCAAGGAACGGCGAGACCGAGACCGAAACAGAGCCAGAAGTTAAAACAGACATCCCGGAGAACAGCTATGACTGTCATAGCAGCTACAACATCAATGAGCAAGCACCGAGCGGCGTCTTCGGCAACGGAGACCAGTGGTCGCAAATCATGGCGGTGCTGGCCATGGCCGAGGAAGAGGAGTTCTGTTATCAGGACCTCTGCGCCTACTTCTCCGACGTCCGCCCTATGAACCTTCCCTTCTAA
- the LOC103702829 gene encoding uncharacterized protein LOC103702829 isoform X2, whose amino-acid sequence MKRARCVLLPRISISRLPLIFYIILCSVPGIFSTKNVTLGSIQIFKTHEFLPRKPTIYFYCKGENKIILPDVKEKHFFYTFKGKESWQPLTELTDNKCKRCGLYEMDRIKSDDVFDEWELCLDDFIDGKSIHFKEKEFNATFICGQCRAGVVPVVDSGVTSSSKSGSVDKKMNVVLVIVISALVSAIAAAGTVGAHKYWQKRKREQDQARFLKLFEDGDDIEDELGLEQI is encoded by the exons ATGAAGAGGGCCCGATGCGTTCTTCTTCCTCGAATCTCAATTTCCCGTCTTCCACTCATTTTTTACATCATCCTGTGCTCTGTTCCGG GAATCTTTTCAACAAAGAATGTTACACTTGGGTCAATCCAAATTTTTAAGACTCATGAATTTCTGCCTCGAAAACCAACCATTTATTTTTACTGTAAAGGAGAGAACAAGATAATCTTGCCAGATGTGAAGGAGAAACACTTCTTCTACACTTTCAAGGGCAAAGAATCTTGGCAG CCTCTGACAGAGCTTACAGATAATAAGTGCAAGCGCTGTGGTCTGTATGAGATGGACAGGATAAAATCTGATGATGTTTTTGATGAGTGGGAGCTGTGTCTTGATGATTTTATAGATGGAAAATCTATACATTTTAAGGAGAAGGAGTTCAATGCCACATTCATATGCGGGCAATGTAGAGCTGGTG TTGTTCCAGTTGTAGATTCTGGTGTAACTTCTAGCTCAAAGAGCGGCTCTGTGGACAAGAAAATGAATGTGGTTCTAGTGATAGTTATCAGTGCTTTGGTTTCTGCAATAGCTGCTGCGGGAACAGTTGGTGCACACAAATACTggcagaagaggaagagagaacaaGACCAGGCTCGATTTCTAAAGCTTTTCGAAGATGGAGATGACATTGAAGATGAACTTGGTCTGGAGCAGATATAA